GCGCTGGCGCAGCATGAGCGTCTCGGCCGCGGCATCCGGATACCCCATCGAGATGCGCATCATGAACCGGTCGCGCTGCGCCTCGGGCAGCGGGTAGGTGCCCTCCATCTCGAGCGGGTTCTGCGTGGCCACCACGAGGAAAGGGTTCGGCAGCGGATGAGTGGCACCGTCGACGGTGACCTGATGCTCCTCCATCGCCTCGAGCAGCGCCGACTGGGTCTTCGGTGAGGCGCGGTTGATCTCGTCGGCGATGACGATGTGCGCGAAGATCGCCCCGCGCTTGAACTCGAACTCCCGCTCCACCGGGTCGTACACCGCCACGCCGGTGACGTCGCCGGGCAGCAGGTCGGGGGTGAACTGGATGCGGCGCACGGTCGCGTCCACGCTGGCGGCCAGTGCGCGCGCGAGCATCGTCTTGCCCACGCCCGGCACGTCCTCGATGAGCAGATGCCCCTCGGCCAGCAGGCAGACGAGAGCGTTGCGCACGGCATCCGCCTTGCCGTCGATGACCGACGAGACCGAGGCGACGATGCGCGATGTGTGCTGGGTGAACTGCTCAGCAGTCAGCGATGCGTTCTCGTGCATGCGGGCCCTCTCGTGCGCGGCGGTGCGTGTGATGATCGTAACGCCGTCCGAGGGTGCGGACGCAGCCTCGGAGCGCGCATGCCCGGTCGCGCGACGATCGTGCATCGATGCGAGCCTAGGCATGAGGCCGTGCTGTCCGAGCATCGGCCGACGTTCGGGTAGACTGATGGACGGCTCTCCGCGTGACGGCATCCAGGCCAATTCCCCCAGGACGGAAACGTAGCAAGGGCAACCGGGCTCTGTCGGGTGCGCGGAGAGTCTTCTCTTTCCTCGAGCGATGCCCTGGGGGCGTCGGCTTCGGCCGGATCCTCGGCTCTCTCACCGGATGCCCTGCGAGGATCGACCTGTGACCGCTCCCGCCGCTCCCGCCCCGCGCCCCTCTTCAGCTGGTCGCTTTCTCGCGCCGGCGGCGCTGCTCGCGGTGATGTGGGCGATCCAGCTGCTCGATGCCGTGCTGCCGGGGTCGTTCACCGGATGGGGACTGCGCTCCTGGGATCCCGCGAGTCTTCCCGGGCTCGTCCTCGGTCCGCTGCTGCACGCCGGCTGGGCGCATCTGATCAGCAATTCGCTGCCGCTGCTCGTTCTCGGCTGTCTGGTGGCGGTGGAGGGCGCGAGACGCTTCTGGGCCGTGACGGGGATCATCGCCGTGGTGGGCGGGGCGGGCACCTGGCTGCTCAACGCCCCGGGCACGCTCACCGTCGGCGCATCCGTGCTCGTGTTCGGATACTTCGGATACACCGTGCTGCGCGTATTCGCCCCCGGCCGTGTGTCGCACCGCATCGCCTACGCCGCGATAGCACTCATCGTCATCGTGCTGTACGGCACCACGGTGCTCACCGGCATCTTCGGCGCCGGTGCAGGGGTGTCGTGGCAGGCGCACCTGTTCGGGGCTGTCGGCGGCGGCATCGCCGCGCTGGCCGCGCGACGCCCCGCGCGCGCCCCGCGCCCCCGCGTGCGATCGTGAGCGCTCGCCGCGGCCGCCGGGCGGCCGGGTCGAGGGCGCGGGCACGGCGTCGGCAGCGGATCAGGGTCGCCGCGGTCACCGCCGCAGTCGCGCTCGTGGCATCCGGGGTGCTGGCCCTGATCGCCCTCATCACCGCACCCCGCGCCGAGGGCTACTGCCTCGATCAGCCGGAGGCGTACCCCGCCTTCGGAGTGAACGGATGGCGCGGCGAGCAGCTCGAGAACGCCGCGACGGTCGTGCGCACGGCGCGCGAGCTCGGGTTCGCACGCGACGGTCAGATCGTCGGCGTGATGGCGGCGATGGGCGAGAGCTCGCTGCGCAACCTCGATCACGGCGACTGGGAGACCTCGGGGGTCGTCAACCCCGACGGCAGCCGCACGACGAGCATCGGACTGTTCCAGCAGCAGGAGTGGTGGGGAAGCGTCGCCGAGCGGATGGATCCGGTCACCGCCTCGTCGATGTTCTTCACGCGCCTGAGACGCGTGCCCGACTGGCAGAGCCTCGAGCCGTCGAGGGCCATCAACCGGGTGCAGATCAACTCCGACCCCGAGCACTACGCCCGATTCGCAGACGACGCGGCCGCCGTGGTGGATGCGCTGTCCGGGCCGTGCCCTTCGACAGGCTCAGGGGCCCAGACGGGCTGAGGGACGCAGACGGGCTCAGGGGCCCAGACGGGCTGAGGGCCCTTCGACAGGCTCAGGGACCCAGGTGGGCTCAGGGCCGGGGGTCACTAGGCTGGTCACGTGGCACGCAGCATCTACATCACGTCTGCCGAAGGACACACGGGCAAGTCGACGATCGCGCTCGGCGTGCTCGACGCGGTGATGCGCGTCTCGCCGCGCGTCGGCGTCTTCCGCCCGATCATCCGCTCAGCCGAGGAGCGCGACGCCGTGCTCGAGCTGCTGCTGGCGCATGACGGCGTGCACCTCGAGCACGACGACTGCGTCGGCGTCACCTACGACGATGTGCGCCACGACCCCGACGCCGCTCTCGGCACGATCGTCGCCCGCTTCAAGGCCGTCGAAGCGCAGTGCGACGCGGTCATCGTCGTCGGCAGCGACTACACCGACGTGGCAGGACCGGCCGAACTCGGCTACAACGCCAGGATCGCCGCCAACCTCGGCGTCCCGGTGATGCTCGTGCTCTCGGGTCGCGACAGCCAGAACCAGGCCGAGCAGCTGGGCACCACCACCGCCCGCACGCCCGCTCAGGTGCAGCAGCTCGCCGCTCTCGCGATCGCCGAGCTCACCGCCGAGCGCGCCGAGCTGTTCGCCCTCGTCGTCAACCGCGCCGAGCCCGACCAGCTCGCCGAGATCATCGATCTGGTCGAAGACGCCCGCACACCGGTATGGGCCATTCCCGAGGAGCGCTCACTGGTCGCGCCGTCGATGCGGGGGATCATGCACGCCGTCGACGGGCGGCTCGTGCGCGGCGGTGACGATCTGCTCGAGCGCGAGGCGTACAGCATCGTGATCGCCGGGATGTCGATGGTCAACGTGCTGCCGCGCCTGACCGAGGGATCGGTGGTCGTGATCGCAGCCGACCGCAGCGAGACGCTGCTCGCCACGGTGCTCGCCGCGGCCTCCGGCACGTTCCCCGACCTCGCCGGCATCGTGCTGAACGGGCCGTTCGAGCTGCCCGAGCAGATCCTGCAGCTCATCGACGGATTCGAGCTGCTCGTGCCGATCATCGCAACCGACCTCGGCACCTTCGACACGGCGGTGCGCATCATGGGCTCACGCGGCCGGATGAGCCCCGAGTCCGCGCAGCGCTACCAGACGGCGCTCGAGCTGTTCCAGAAGCACGTCGACATCTCGGAGCTGACCGACCAGATGGGGCTCGCCGAGTCGACGGTCGTCACCCCGCTGATGTTCCAGTACGGGCTGATCGAGCGGGCGCGCAGCGAGCGCAAGCGGATCGTCCTCCCCGAGGGATCCGACGACCGGATTCTGCGGGCTGCATCCATCCTCCTCGCGCGTGAGGTGGCCGATCTCACCATCCTCGGCGACGAGGCGAGCATCCGCGCCCGCGCGGGAGCGCTCGGACTCGACATCTCGGCCGCGCAGGTGCTCAGCCCGACCGACCCGACGCTCGTGCAGCGCTTCGCCGAAGAGTACGCGCGCCTGCGCGCGCACAAGGGCGTCACGCAGCAGCAGGCCGCAGACACCGTCACCGACGTGTCGTACTTCGGAACCATGATGGTGCACCTCGGACTCGCCGACGGGATGGTCTCAGGAGCGGCTCACACCACGGCGCACACCATCCGTCCCTCCTTCGAGATCATCAAGACCAAGCCCGGTGTCGAGGTCGTCTCGAGCGTCTTCCTGATGGCGCTCGCCGACCGGGTGCTCGTGTACGGCGACTGCGCGGTGATCCCGGATCCCACGAGCGCCCAGCTGGCGGACATCGCGATCTCGTCCGCGGCGACCGCGCGGCGCTTCGGCATAGATCCGCGTGTCGCGATGCTGTCGTACTCGACGGGCGAGTCCGGCTCGGGCGCCGACGTCGAGAAGGTGCGCGCGGCGACCGCGCTGGTGCGCGAGCGCGAGCCCTCGCTGCCGGTCGAAGGTCCCATCCAGTACGACGCCGCCGCCGATGCGGCCGTGGCCAAGGCCAAGCTGCCGGGCTCGGAGGTCGCCGGACGCGCCACGGTGTTCATCTTCCCCGACCTCAACACCGGCAACAACACGTACAAGGCTGTGCAGCGCTCAGCCGGCGCCGTCGCGATCGGCCCGGTGCTGCAGGGCCTCAACAAGCCGATCAACGATCTGTCGCGCGGCGCTCTCGTCGACGACATCGTGAACACGGTCGCGATCACGGCGATCCAGGCGCAGGGAGATCGGGCATGAGCACTGCCGCCGCACGCGCAGCACGGGACGGGGCGTCCCGGGGATCCGTGCTCGTCATCAACAGCGGCTCCTCATCGCTGAAGTACAGCCTCATCGATCCGTCTCGCGAGGTCGAGCTGGGCAGTGGACTCATCGAGCGCATCGGTCAGGACGCGGGCATCGTCAGCCATACGGCGCGCGTCGTCGCCGAACCAGGTGAGCCGGTCCCGACGATCCTCGACGTGCGCCATTCGGAGGAGCGGCCCATCGCGGATCATCACGAGGCGTTCGCCGTCATGCTCGCCCAGTTCGCCGAGCACGGGCCAGACCTCGCAGACCACCCGCCGATGGCGGTCGGCCATCGTGTCGTGCACGGGGGAGCGCGGTTCTTCGAGCCGACGGTGATCACCTCGCTCGTCGAGATCAACATCGAAGACCTCAGCGTCCTCGCGCCGCTGCACAACCAGGCGAACCTGGCCGGTATCAGGGCCGCGCGCGCGGCGTTCCGCGACGTGCCCCACGTGGCGGTGTTCGACACCGCGTTCCACCAGACCCTCTCTCCCGCGGCGTACACCTACGCGCTCGATGCAGCCGTCGCGCGCGAGCACCGCATCCGCCGGTACGGGTTCCACGGCACCAGCCACAAGTACGTCTCCGAGGCCGCCGCGTCGTTCCTCGGGCGCGACCTCGCGCGGCTGCGTCAGATCGTGCTCCACCTCGGCAACGGGGCATCCATGACGGCCGTCGACGGCGGCCGCTCGGTCGAGACCTCGATGGGCTTCACCCCGCTCGAGGGCCTTGTGATGGGCACCCGCACGGGCGACATCGACCCGGCAGCGCTGTTCCACCTGTCCCGCCGGGCCGGACTCGACACGGACGAGCTGGACGAGCTGCTCAACAAGCGCAGCGGCCTGCTGGGTCTCGCCGGACGCAGCGACATGCGCGACATCCTCGCCGGACGCGCGGCAGGCGAGGAAGCGGCGACGCTGGCCTACGACGTGTACGTGCACCGCCTGCGCGCCTACCTGGGCGCGTACGTCGCGCAGCTGGGCGGGGTCGATGTCATCGTCTTCACCGCCGGCGTCGGCGAGAACGCCGTCGACGTGCGTGCCGACGCGCTGGCCACGTTCGGATTCCTCGGCGTGAAGCTCGACGCGGAGCGCAACGGGACCCGCGGACGCGGCATCCGTCGCATCTCCTCGGACGACTCGGCAGTGGAGGTGCTCGTCGTCCCCACCGATGAGGAGCTCGAGATCGCCCGCCAGACCCTGGCCGTCATCTGAGGCCGTGCTCGCGGCATCCGCTCTCTCACTAGGCTGGACGAGCCCGTCCGACCAAGGAGGTTCCATGTCTGACGCTCTCCCCGATCTGCATCGCACCACCGGCGTGCTCTTCGACCTCGACGGTGTGCTCACGCCGACCGCCGAGGTGCACATGCGCGCCTGGCAGAAGGTCTTCGACGAGGTGTTCGCGCGCTGGGGAATCGAGCCGGCCTACACCGATGACGACTACTTCGCGTACGTCGACGGCAAGAAGCGCTACGACGGGGTCGCCAGCCTGCTGCGCAGCCGCAACGTCGAGCTGCCCTGGGGAGAGGTGACCGACCCGCCCGCGGCCGAGACGGTGTGCGGCGTAGGCAACCGCAAGAACGACGCGTTCATCGCCGTGCTGCGCAGCGAGGGGATCGCCCCGTATCCGGGTTCGCTCGCGCTGCTCGAGAGCCTGCGCGACGCCGGTGTGCCGATGGGGGTCGTGTCGAGCTCGAAGAACGCGGAGGAGGTGCTCGCGAGCGCCGGCATCCGCGATTTCTTCCGCGTCGTCGTCGACGGGCTCGTCGCCGAGCGCGACCACCTCGCATCCAAGCCCGCGCCCGACATGTTCCTCGACGGCGCCCGGATGCTCGGGGTCGACCCCGCCGCGGCCATCGCCGTCGAGGATGCCGTGTCCGGCGTCTCCTCGGCGGCCGCCGCAGGATATGGGGACGTGGTCGGCGTCGACCGCGGCGCGGGCGCCGCGGCTCTGCGCGCGGCGGGTGCGACCTGTATCGTCGATGATCTTGCCCGTCTGCTCGACGACGCGCAGAACTGACCCCCTCACACGCTTTCGGAGAGAGCATGATCGATCGCGACCGCTACCCCGTCGACCCCTGGCGTCTCATCGAGACCCGCTACGACGAGGAGGGGGTGTCGGAGACCGTCTTCACCGTCGGAAACGGCTACCTGGGGCTGCGCGGCAACCACATCGAGGGGCGCGGGGCGCACGAGCACGGCACCTTCATCAACGGCCTGCACGAGACCTGGCCGATCCGCCACGCCGAGCAGGCGTACGGGTTCGCGGAGGTCGGGCAGACGATCGTCAACGCGCCTGACGCCAAGATCATGCGCGTCTACATCGACGACGAGCCGCTCTCATTCGACGAGATGGAGGTGCACGAGTACTCGCGAGCGCTCGACATGCGCACCGGGGTGCTGCAGCGTGACGTCGTCTGGGTGACGCCGTCGGGCAAGCGCGTGCGCATGCGCGACGAGCGGATGGTCAGCTTCGAAGAGCGCCACCTCGCCGTGCTCCGTCTCGAGCTGACGGTCGAGAACGCCGATGCGCCGGTCACGGTCAGCTGCCAGATGATCAACCGGCAGGATGGCGCGGGGATCTACGCCGGCGATCCGATGGCGCGGAAGGGCGACGGCGGGGCCGGCTTCGATCCGCGCAAGAGCAACAGGATCACCGAGCGCGTGCTGCAGCCGGTGGAGTACTGGCAGGACGGGCTGCGCTCGGCTCTGTCGTACCGGGTCTCCGACTCGGGGATGACGGTCGCCGTCGTCGCCGATCACCTCATCGAGACCGAGAACGAGTACAGCGCGCGCACGCTCGTCGAGCCCGATATCGCGAAGAACGTGTTCCGGATCCAGGCGAAGGCCGGGGTGCCGGTCCGGATCGACAAGATCGTCAGCTACCACAGCTCGCGCGGCGTCCCGCCCCGCGAGCTCGTGGACCGCTGCCGCCGTTCCCTCGACCGTGTCGGGGTGGAGGGGGTGGATGCCCTGTTCGCCGCGCAGCGCGCGTGGCTCGACGCGTTCTGGGAGCGCTCCGACGTGCGCATCGCCGGCCATGACGACCTGCAGCAGGCCACCCGCTGGTGCCTGTTCCAGCTCGCGCAGGCCGCCTCGAGGGCCGATGGCAACGGCGTGGCTGCGAAGGGCCTGACCGGCTCTGGCTACAGCGGACACTACTTCTGGGACACCGAGATCTACGTGCTGCCCTTCCTCACCTACACCTCGCCGCAGTGGGCCAAGAACGCGCTGCGCTCGCGGGTGATGATGCTTCCGGCCGCCCGCCGGCGCGCCGCTCAGCTGAACGAGGCGGGTGCGCTGTTCCCGTGGCGCACGATCAACGGCGAAGAGGCCTCGGCGTACTACGCCGCCGGCACGGCGCAGTACCACATCAACGCCGACGTCAGCTTCGCGCTGGGCAAGTACGTGCGCGCCACCGGCGATCTCGACTTCCTGCGCCGGGAGGGCGCCGACATCGCCGTCGAGACCGCGCGCCTGTGGGCGACGCTCGGCTTCTGGCGCGGCACGAACGGCGACTCGACGTTCCACATCCACGGGGTGACCGGGCCGGACGAGTACACCACGGTCGTCAACGACAACCTGTTCACGAACGTGATGGCCCGCTACAACCTGCGCTTCGCGGCGCGCATCGTCGGCGAGATGGCCGTGAACGCCCCTGCCGCGTACGCGGCGCTGGTCGAGCGCACCGGTCTCGACGACGGTGAGCGGGATGCCTGGATGCGCGCGGCCGAGGCGATCCACATCCCGTACAGCGAGGCGCTAGGCATCCACCCGCAGGACGCGTTCTTCCTGGAGCGCGAGGTGTGGGACCTCGAGGGGACGCCGGCCGAGATGCGTCCGCTGCTGCTGCACTACCACCCACTGGTGATCTACCGCTTCCAGGTGCTCAAGCAGGCCGATGTGGTGCTGGCGCTGTTCCTTCAGGGCAACCACTTCACCCAAGAGGAGAAGCTGGCCGACTTCGACTACTACGACCCGCTGACCACGGGCGATTCGACCCTGTCGGCGGTCGTCCAGTCGATCATGGCGGCCGAGGTGGGCTATCAGGATCTCGCCCGCGAGTACTTCGAGCAGGCGCTGTACGTCGACCTGGCTGACCTGCACAACAATGCCTCCGACGGGGTGCACGTCGCGTCGGCGGGCGGGATCTGGACCGCGCTCGTCAGCGGCTTCGGCGGCATGCGCGATCACGACGGCGAGCTGAGCTTCGACCCCCGTCTGCCGCTCGACTGGCCCGAGCTGTCGTACCCGCTGCAATGGCGTGGCTCGCAGCTGCAGGTCACCATCACGCGCAACCAGCTCGACCTCGAGGTGCGCGACGGCGATGCCGTCGAGTTCACCGTGCGCGGCGCGGCGCATCGCGCGGCGGTCGGGGAGCCCGCGTCGGTGCTGCTCGCGGGCCAGGGCCCGGTGCGGCCGGGGCGGCCGACGCTGCGCGGCATCGAGGATGCCCGCCGCGACGACGGCACCCGTCTGTCGGTCTCGCTCCCGGTGACCACGACGACCATCCCCATCATCGACGCGTTCGAGGCCTGACCTCCGTTCGGCGCCTTCGCGCCCTCCCCCCTCCGCGCCGCCCACAGGGGGATCGGACCGGGAGGGCTGATGTCGGCGGCACGCCGTAGGCTGGTCGAGTGACGACAGCCCTGTACCGCCGCTACCGGCCCGAGACCTTCGGCGAGATGATCGGGCAGTCCCAGGTGACCGATCCGCTCATGACCGCCCTGCGCGGCGACCGTGTCGGTCACGCGTATCTGTTCTCGGGTCCGCGCGGCTGCGGTAAGACCACCTCGGCGCGCATCCTCGCACGGTGCCTGAACTGCGCCGAGGGCCCGACCGACACGCCGTGCGGCGTATGCCCGAGCTGCGTCGAGCTGTCTCGCGCGGGCGGCGGCTCGCTCGACGTGGTCGAGATCGACGCCGCGAGCCACAACGGCGTCGATGACGCGCGCGATCTGCGCGAGCGCGCGACCTTCGCTCCCAGCCGCGACCGGTTCAAGATCTTCATCCTCGATGAGGCGCACATGGTCACCCCGCAGGGCTTCAACGCCCTGCTGAAGCTGGTCGAGGAGCCGCCCGCTCACGTGAAGTTCATCTTCGCGACCACCGAGCCCGAGAAGGTGCTCGGCACGATCCGCTCGCGCACGCACCACTACCCGTTCCGGCTGGTGCCGCCGGCGGCGATGCTGGAGTACGTCGAGAAGCTCTGCGGCGAGGAGGGTGTGCAGGTCGAGCCTGGCGTGCTCACGCTCGTCGTGCGGGCGGGCGGCGGATCGCCGCGCGACACGCTCTCGCTGCTCGATCAGCTGATCGCAGGGTCGGATGAGGGGAACGTGACCTACGAGCGCGCCGTCGCGCTGCTCGGCTACACGCACGCCGCGCTGCTCGATGAGATCGTCGACGCGCTCGCCGCCGGCGACGCGGCGGCGGCGTTCCCCGCGGTCGATCGCGTCGTGCAGACGGGGCAGGACCCGCGCCGTTTCGTGGATGACCTGCTCGAGCGCCTCCGCGACCTCATCGTGATCGAGGCGGTGGGAGACGGTGCGTCGGCGGTGCTGCGCGGCATCCCCGCCGACGAGATGGAGCGCATGCAGGGGCAGGCGGCTTCTTTCGGCGCGGCGCGCCTGTCTCGCACCGCTGACCTGGTCAGCCAGGCGCTCGACGACATGAGCGGCGCGACGTCGCCGCGGCTGCACCTCGAGCTGATGGTCGCGCGTGTGCTCGCCGGTTCG
The window above is part of the Microbacterium sp. nov. GSS16 genome. Proteins encoded here:
- a CDS encoding rhomboid family intramembrane serine protease, whose product is MTAPAAPAPRPSSAGRFLAPAALLAVMWAIQLLDAVLPGSFTGWGLRSWDPASLPGLVLGPLLHAGWAHLISNSLPLLVLGCLVAVEGARRFWAVTGIIAVVGGAGTWLLNAPGTLTVGASVLVFGYFGYTVLRVFAPGRVSHRIAYAAIALIVIVLYGTTVLTGIFGAGAGVSWQAHLFGAVGGGIAALAARRPARAPRPRVRS
- a CDS encoding HAD family hydrolase, producing the protein MSDALPDLHRTTGVLFDLDGVLTPTAEVHMRAWQKVFDEVFARWGIEPAYTDDDYFAYVDGKKRYDGVASLLRSRNVELPWGEVTDPPAAETVCGVGNRKNDAFIAVLRSEGIAPYPGSLALLESLRDAGVPMGVVSSSKNAEEVLASAGIRDFFRVVVDGLVAERDHLASKPAPDMFLDGARMLGVDPAAAIAVEDAVSGVSSAAAAGYGDVVGVDRGAGAAALRAAGATCIVDDLARLLDDAQN
- a CDS encoding AAA family ATPase, with the translated sequence MHENASLTAEQFTQHTSRIVASVSSVIDGKADAVRNALVCLLAEGHLLIEDVPGVGKTMLARALAASVDATVRRIQFTPDLLPGDVTGVAVYDPVEREFEFKRGAIFAHIVIADEINRASPKTQSALLEAMEEHQVTVDGATHPLPNPFLVVATQNPLEMEGTYPLPEAQRDRFMMRISMGYPDAAAETLMLRQRDTANPLSAIAPVADAATVRGLIAWARRVHVAESLEEYAVALAQATRQDPSLHLGASPRATLQLVRAAKVVAALDGREYVVPDDLADLVIPVFAHRLLAARGVHRAGAQPVEAALRQIVSRVPVPFAARV
- a CDS encoding glycoside hydrolase family 65 protein, encoding MIDRDRYPVDPWRLIETRYDEEGVSETVFTVGNGYLGLRGNHIEGRGAHEHGTFINGLHETWPIRHAEQAYGFAEVGQTIVNAPDAKIMRVYIDDEPLSFDEMEVHEYSRALDMRTGVLQRDVVWVTPSGKRVRMRDERMVSFEERHLAVLRLELTVENADAPVTVSCQMINRQDGAGIYAGDPMARKGDGGAGFDPRKSNRITERVLQPVEYWQDGLRSALSYRVSDSGMTVAVVADHLIETENEYSARTLVEPDIAKNVFRIQAKAGVPVRIDKIVSYHSSRGVPPRELVDRCRRSLDRVGVEGVDALFAAQRAWLDAFWERSDVRIAGHDDLQQATRWCLFQLAQAASRADGNGVAAKGLTGSGYSGHYFWDTEIYVLPFLTYTSPQWAKNALRSRVMMLPAARRRAAQLNEAGALFPWRTINGEEASAYYAAGTAQYHINADVSFALGKYVRATGDLDFLRREGADIAVETARLWATLGFWRGTNGDSTFHIHGVTGPDEYTTVVNDNLFTNVMARYNLRFAARIVGEMAVNAPAAYAALVERTGLDDGERDAWMRAAEAIHIPYSEALGIHPQDAFFLEREVWDLEGTPAEMRPLLLHYHPLVIYRFQVLKQADVVLALFLQGNHFTQEEKLADFDYYDPLTTGDSTLSAVVQSIMAAEVGYQDLAREYFEQALYVDLADLHNNASDGVHVASAGGIWTALVSGFGGMRDHDGELSFDPRLPLDWPELSYPLQWRGSQLQVTITRNQLDLEVRDGDAVEFTVRGAAHRAAVGEPASVLLAGQGPVRPGRPTLRGIEDARRDDGTRLSVSLPVTTTTIPIIDAFEA
- a CDS encoding acetate/propionate family kinase — its product is MSTAAARAARDGASRGSVLVINSGSSSLKYSLIDPSREVELGSGLIERIGQDAGIVSHTARVVAEPGEPVPTILDVRHSEERPIADHHEAFAVMLAQFAEHGPDLADHPPMAVGHRVVHGGARFFEPTVITSLVEINIEDLSVLAPLHNQANLAGIRAARAAFRDVPHVAVFDTAFHQTLSPAAYTYALDAAVAREHRIRRYGFHGTSHKYVSEAAASFLGRDLARLRQIVLHLGNGASMTAVDGGRSVETSMGFTPLEGLVMGTRTGDIDPAALFHLSRRAGLDTDELDELLNKRSGLLGLAGRSDMRDILAGRAAGEEAATLAYDVYVHRLRAYLGAYVAQLGGVDVIVFTAGVGENAVDVRADALATFGFLGVKLDAERNGTRGRGIRRISSDDSAVEVLVVPTDEELEIARQTLAVI
- the pta gene encoding phosphate acetyltransferase — protein: MARSIYITSAEGHTGKSTIALGVLDAVMRVSPRVGVFRPIIRSAEERDAVLELLLAHDGVHLEHDDCVGVTYDDVRHDPDAALGTIVARFKAVEAQCDAVIVVGSDYTDVAGPAELGYNARIAANLGVPVMLVLSGRDSQNQAEQLGTTTARTPAQVQQLAALAIAELTAERAELFALVVNRAEPDQLAEIIDLVEDARTPVWAIPEERSLVAPSMRGIMHAVDGRLVRGGDDLLEREAYSIVIAGMSMVNVLPRLTEGSVVVIAADRSETLLATVLAAASGTFPDLAGIVLNGPFELPEQILQLIDGFELLVPIIATDLGTFDTAVRIMGSRGRMSPESAQRYQTALELFQKHVDISELTDQMGLAESTVVTPLMFQYGLIERARSERKRIVLPEGSDDRILRAASILLAREVADLTILGDEASIRARAGALGLDISAAQVLSPTDPTLVQRFAEEYARLRAHKGVTQQQAADTVTDVSYFGTMMVHLGLADGMVSGAAHTTAHTIRPSFEIIKTKPGVEVVSSVFLMALADRVLVYGDCAVIPDPTSAQLADIAISSAATARRFGIDPRVAMLSYSTGESGSGADVEKVRAATALVREREPSLPVEGPIQYDAAADAAVAKAKLPGSEVAGRATVFIFPDLNTGNNTYKAVQRSAGAVAIGPVLQGLNKPINDLSRGALVDDIVNTVAITAIQAQGDRA